A region from the Silene latifolia isolate original U9 population chromosome 7, ASM4854445v1, whole genome shotgun sequence genome encodes:
- the LOC141590876 gene encoding uncharacterized protein LOC141590876 — MCQPICDAVYTPPPPYVHPSPPTVTPTTPPPYVHPTPPTVTPTASPPYIHPSPPTVTPTASPPYVHPSPPTVTPTAPPPYVHPSPPASAVNPKHAKCKNKNYPTCYQRQFSCPESCPDYCEVDCVTCKPVCDCNKPGAVCQDPRFVGADGLTFYFHGKKDQDFCLIADSNLHINAHFIGRRNANMGRDFTWVQSLGILFNNHKLYIGARKTATWNDASDRLSLSFDGQPIDLNEAEGASWESSSNGVTITRSKATNAVEIEAENKFKIKAVVVPITEKESMIHKYGITQEDCFAHLDLSFKFYSLSEDVNGVLGQTYASNYVSRVNIGARMSVLGGEREFHSSSLFATDCAVAKFNGNGNGDGIENQGMDFADLNCASGINGRGVVCKR, encoded by the exons ATGTGTCAACCCATTTGTGATGCGGTGTACACACCACCTCCACCATACGTACACCCATCACCACCCACAGTCACCCCAACCACACCACCTCCGTACGTACACCCAACACCGCCTACAGTCACCCCAACCGCATCACCTCCATACATACACCCATCACCACCCACAGTCACCCCAACTGCATCACCTCCATACGTACACCCATCACCACCCACAGTCACCCCAACCGCACCACCTCCATACGTACACCCATCACCACCTGCTTCGGCTGTTAATCCAAAGCACGCTAAGTGCAAGAATAAAAACTACCCAACTTGTTATCAAAGGCAGTTTTCTTGCCCTGAATCTTGCCCCGattattgtgaagttgattgtgTCACTTGTAAGCCTGTGTGTG ATTGTAACAAGCCCGGAGCTGTATGCCAAGACCCAAGGTTCGTGGGAGCAGATGGTCTCACATTTTACTTCCACGGCAAGAAAGACCAAGACTTCTGCCTTATCGCCGACTCCAACCTCCACATCAACGCTCACTTCATCGGTAGACGCAATGCCAACATGGGCCGTGACTTCACATGGGTCCAATCGCTTGGCATCTTATTCAACAACCATAAGCTCTACATTGGCGCACGCAAAACCGCCACCTGGAACGACGCCTCTGACCGCCTTTCCCTCTCTTTCGACGGCCAACCCATCGATCTGAACGAGGCCGAAGGTGCCTCATGGGAGTCATCCTCCAACG GTGTAACCATCACAAGATCAAAGGCAACCAACGCAGTCGAGATCGAAGCAGAGAACAAATTCAAAATCAAGGCAGTCGTAGTCCCGATAACCGAGAAGGAATCAATGATCCACAAGTACGGAATCACCCAAGAGGATTGCTTCGCTCACCTTGACTTGAGCTTCAAGTTTTACTCATTAAGCGAAGACGTTAATGGTGTATTAGGGCAAACCTATGCAAGCAACTACGTGAGTCGAGTTAATATCGGGGCACGAATGTCCGTACTTGGAGGGGAAAGGGAATTCCATTCGTCAAGTCTCTTTGCTACTGATTGCGCCGTCGCCAAATtcaatggaaatggaaatggagaTGGAATTGAGAATCAAGGAATGGATTTCGCTGATCTTAACTGTGCTTCTGGTATTAATGGCCGCGGTGTCGTTTGCAAGCGTTGA